One segment of Triticum aestivum cultivar Chinese Spring chromosome 2A, IWGSC CS RefSeq v2.1, whole genome shotgun sequence DNA contains the following:
- the LOC123185898 gene encoding uncharacterized protein: MAQDGNPRQASPSAPLPSDHSRSTAPPPTVAQGEEQSPPPLVTEEPSVAAAGAAVGMVNRVTRFSGGTSGSSSSQAQGMKTFSSAHVDNLVQLKEWDQLHAYLMEFIPGEEPFKSHPMLFLRIFMCRAVDLIDQNKISDAEMLFEAEMQPFQKLIDQGQEGLRNATIAELSEGLKYIKGCLTAKKSLTHPYTSILMTKIAVNDYMRLYLPNAIGYKIVRKKDALWVFAFPLASRSATKPTFRCLGCSLKIFNSGTIQDISPHLDQCPGMSTPYLIELLKLSRTINLINAENSPHKLTQSEQPAEKRRRTLTDTFIPVDKRDVFAEIQREVKGAEHLYNQIGVEVNETVDMFNTMGTKVGNIHLLHDKMGHVINKMKELVCAGPSVAEDEEGANADNNVEVEEAEAAEDEEGAAATNNVEVEEAEAANDAPFQSDAIYHYGEFASLGEMLKSAIDPTDELMSTEEMSGSFAGGYF; the protein is encoded by the exons ATGGCGCAAGACGGAAACCCGCGGCAAGCATCGCCATCGGCGCCGCTGCCCTCGGACCACTCGCGGTCGACGGCGCCGCCGCCCACCGTCGCTCAGGGAGAAGAGCAGTCGCCGCCGCCTCTGGTCACGGAGGAGCCGTCTGTCGCCGCGGCTGGCGCGGCGGTGGGGATGGTCAACCGCGTCACGCGCTTCTCCGGGGGAACTTCAGGGTCCTCGTCCTCTCAGGCTCAGG GTATGAAAACATTCAGTAGCGCCCATGTCGATAATTTGGTTCAACTGAAGGAATGGGATCAGCTTCATGCGTATTTGATGGAATTTATCCCTGGCGAAGAGCCTTTCAAGTCCCACCCTATGCTTTTCTTGCGCATATTCATGTGTCGTGCGGTTGACTTAATTGACCAAAACAAAATTTCTGATGCTGAGATGCTCTTTGAAGCTGAAATGCAGCCCTTTCAGAAATTGATCGATCAAGGGCAAGAGGGTCTCAGGAATGCTACCATTGCTGAGCTATCCGAGGGTCTCAAATACATCAAGGGATGCCTAACTGCGAAGAAAAG CTTGACTCATCCATACACCAGTATTCTTATGACTAAGATTGCCGTCAATGACTACATGAGGCTGTATTTGCCAAATGCAATCGG GTATAAGATTGTTCGCAAGAAGGATGCACTATGGGTTTTTGCTTTTCCTCTCGCATCTAGATCAGCGACTAAGCCTACCTTCAGATGTTTGGGTTGTAGCCTTAAAATCTTTAACTCTGGAACCATCCAGGACATCTCTCCCCACCTTGATCAATGTCCTGGGATGAGTACACCATATCTGATTGAGCTACTCAAGCTCTCCAGAACAATCAACCTTATTAATGCTGAAAACTCACCTCATAAGCTAACGCAAAGTGAACAGCCTGCTGAAAAGAGGCGTCGAACCTTGACTGACACCTTCATCCCTGTTGATAAGAGAGATGTCTTTGCAGAGATACAAAGAGAG GTAAAAGGTGCTGAGCATCTGTATAATCAAATTGGAGTCGAGGTGAATGAAACCGTTGATATGTTCAACACCATGGGAACAAAAGTGGGAAATATTCATCTTCTGCATGATAAGATGGGACATGTCATCAATAAGATGAAAGAGCTCGTATGTGCCGGACCTTCTGTAGCAG AAGATGAAGAAGGAGCCAATGCTGACAACAATGTTGAGGTCGAGGAAGCCGAGGCTGCAGAAGATGAAGAAGGAGCAGCTGCTACCAACAATGTTGAGGTCGAGGAAGCCGAGGCTGCCAATGATGCCCCCTTTCAGTCCGACGCCATCTATCATTACGGTGAATTTGCGAGTTTGGGAGAAATGCTGAAGAGTGCCATTGACCCAACAGATGAGCTGATGAGTACCGAGGAGATGTCCGGTAGCTTCGCTGGCGGTTATTTTTGA